One genomic window of Polyangium aurulentum includes the following:
- a CDS encoding DUF4351 domain-containing protein, whose protein sequence is MNHTLLGRIGRAACAFEAFSVTPDEDDLVSCVRKLLNLRHVLAGKTPPVPLPRLWIISSGRPIQGLRALGARSKLGWPRGTYDIPAAFHASIVVVRELPEHRSTLLLRLMGRGRTLRRAVAELLALPDDDIERCIALPILVRYRIESASQPSTHADEEFLMSTQDVLKVWEKQVEERGAREGQRRVLLRLLRSRFGELPKTALARIEAADSEELDRWAERVLSAQTAEDVLDQG, encoded by the coding sequence TTGAACCACACGCTTCTCGGGCGCATCGGTCGCGCCGCCTGCGCATTCGAGGCATTTTCCGTGACGCCCGACGAGGACGACCTGGTGTCGTGCGTGCGCAAGCTGCTGAACCTGCGTCATGTTCTCGCCGGCAAGACGCCTCCCGTGCCTCTGCCGCGGTTGTGGATCATCTCTTCGGGACGACCCATTCAAGGGTTGCGGGCGCTCGGGGCCCGCAGCAAGTTGGGCTGGCCGCGCGGCACATACGACATCCCCGCAGCTTTTCATGCCTCCATCGTGGTCGTCCGGGAGCTTCCCGAGCATCGCTCCACGCTGCTGCTCCGCCTGATGGGACGGGGACGGACGCTCCGGCGAGCGGTGGCAGAGCTCCTGGCCCTGCCAGACGACGACATCGAACGGTGCATCGCGCTACCGATCTTGGTACGATATCGCATCGAGAGCGCGTCTCAGCCGAGCACCCACGCGGACGAGGAGTTTCTGATGAGCACGCAGGACGTCCTGAAAGTCTGGGAGAAACAGGTCGAAGAGCGTGGAGCGCGAGAGGGGCAACGCCGGGTTCTGCTGCGGCTACTGCGCTCTCGGTTTGGCGAACTCCCCAAGACTGCCCTTGCGCGCATCGAAGCCGCCGATAGCGAGGAGCTCGATCGTTGGGCAGAACGTGTGCTGTCCGCGCAGACGGCCGAGGACGTTCTCGATCAGGGGTGA
- a CDS encoding serine/threonine protein kinase: MRRSSLFFEDRVSIITVDLRPGARVRDRYELVKLLGEGGQGSVWEARDLRAGGALRALKLVRRDSTDPAAFQRAQREAEILWSLKLPGLVGCHEFFADRDNGLVGLVLEHVNCMSLAQVAGRMSVRHRLSALRQVAVVLAHVHAKELVHRDLRPQNVLITEGFWERPDAEGTVKLVDFGIAAPVGNPKPLTALGEVFGSVRYRAPELFGLPLRSRADEGCARDVFAFGVMAWELLRGEHPTRLGPGATAQDFVDFYARAGQRSWPPRGLEGAWDDAIAKCLALHPEDRLQDGAGIVHVLENSERNARGSMPSAPRISTRTLTQTDLMTERASSPPVSAPRSMPTASMQPMGVRFTPPPPSAPPQRSMSGPVWALALAVALLAGVLAWRLSPRSEEPDATSIIPLPQNTPGSVVPASTPSEVCCGGVKCTAPAKKVEGSQCETMPDRCKGCTSGRTKVQNACSEYLNLDHAWRLRLARLDTTRSIKDVKVCIRKGDSPEETCMDAEHGADVPRANRQLNMAQRLPITTRDLVNHPGLDITIKAPDGSSEHERHARHQDGTLLTSALCIGTRLAVGNSFVAFYLDDP, encoded by the coding sequence TTGCGACGATCTTCCCTCTTCTTTGAAGATCGTGTATCCATTATAACCGTGGATCTCCGTCCCGGTGCCCGCGTCCGCGATCGTTACGAGTTGGTGAAGCTCCTTGGCGAAGGTGGCCAGGGCTCGGTCTGGGAAGCGCGAGATCTTCGCGCTGGTGGCGCCTTGCGTGCGCTCAAGCTGGTGCGTCGCGACAGCACCGATCCAGCCGCCTTCCAGCGTGCGCAGCGCGAGGCGGAGATCCTCTGGAGTCTCAAGCTCCCGGGGCTCGTCGGTTGCCATGAGTTCTTCGCGGATCGCGACAACGGGCTCGTGGGCCTGGTGCTCGAACACGTGAACTGCATGTCGCTCGCCCAGGTGGCTGGGCGCATGTCGGTGAGACACCGCCTCTCTGCGCTGCGGCAGGTGGCCGTGGTGCTTGCGCACGTGCACGCGAAAGAGCTCGTCCACCGCGACCTCAGACCGCAAAACGTGCTCATCACGGAGGGTTTCTGGGAAAGACCGGACGCGGAGGGCACGGTCAAGCTCGTCGACTTCGGCATCGCCGCGCCCGTCGGCAATCCGAAACCGCTCACGGCGCTGGGTGAAGTGTTCGGGAGCGTGCGTTATCGAGCGCCGGAGCTGTTCGGACTACCGCTCCGATCGCGCGCGGACGAGGGCTGCGCACGTGACGTGTTCGCCTTCGGGGTGATGGCCTGGGAGCTCTTGCGCGGCGAGCACCCGACACGACTCGGACCGGGAGCGACAGCCCAAGATTTCGTCGACTTCTATGCGCGTGCAGGACAGAGGTCGTGGCCGCCGCGGGGCCTCGAGGGCGCGTGGGACGATGCCATCGCCAAATGTCTCGCGCTGCACCCCGAGGATCGCCTGCAGGACGGCGCCGGGATCGTGCACGTTCTCGAGAACAGCGAGCGGAACGCGCGCGGCTCGATGCCCTCCGCACCGCGGATCTCGACGCGCACCCTGACACAGACCGACTTGATGACCGAGCGCGCGTCCAGTCCCCCGGTGAGCGCGCCTCGCTCCATGCCGACGGCCTCGATGCAGCCCATGGGCGTACGCTTCACGCCGCCTCCGCCCTCGGCCCCGCCGCAACGCTCGATGAGCGGACCTGTCTGGGCGCTGGCCCTCGCGGTCGCGCTGCTCGCCGGCGTGCTCGCCTGGAGGCTTTCACCGCGCTCCGAGGAGCCAGACGCGACCTCCATCATCCCCCTGCCGCAAAACACGCCAGGCAGCGTCGTACCCGCGTCGACACCAAGCGAGGTCTGTTGCGGCGGCGTGAAATGCACCGCTCCTGCCAAAAAGGTGGAGGGGTCCCAGTGCGAAACAATGCCAGACCGCTGCAAGGGATGCACATCAGGACGGACGAAGGTCCAGAATGCTTGCAGCGAGTATCTGAACCTCGATCATGCCTGGCGGCTGCGGCTCGCTCGCCTCGACACGACGAGATCGATCAAAGACGTGAAAGTGTGCATCCGCAAGGGCGACTCCCCGGAAGAGACATGCATGGATGCCGAGCACGGCGCGGATGTCCCCAGGGCGAACCGCCAGCTGAACATGGCGCAACGTCTGCCGATCACGACGCGCGACCTCGTGAACCATCCGGGCCTCGACATCACCATCAAAGCCCCGGATGGATCCAGCGAGCACGAACGGCATGCGCGTCATCAAGACGGCACTCTCCTCACGTCCGCACTTTGCATCGGGACAAGGCTTGCGGTCGGAAACTCGTTCGTGGCGTTTTACCTCGATGATCCTTGA
- a CDS encoding universal stress protein: MALGDKVLVATDLSESADEAIRQGHVIAGEAGGKLVVCHVVHEATRYAPLFPQRLQAETETLIAVERQAANAVEQRVSAVTGRSLDAPESFEVNITTGSADAEILRVAEEVGATLIVTGSRGLTGIRRMLLGNVAERIVRYAHCPVLVVRKHEPTNRILAPTDLSERATPAVDLAAQIAQRRGGTLVVMHSLDIVPRPAFGFTVPFGGLPVIPPPEVVTQARTGAEEVLTGMLERLGAKGERRVVEGDAATSIIQMADETGTDLVVVSTHGRTGLARVALGSVAEKVVRGAHCSVLVVRSH; encoded by the coding sequence ATGGCACTCGGTGACAAGGTCTTGGTGGCGACGGATCTCAGCGAATCCGCGGACGAGGCGATCCGGCAGGGGCACGTCATCGCGGGGGAGGCGGGCGGCAAGCTCGTCGTCTGCCACGTCGTGCACGAGGCGACGCGCTACGCGCCGCTCTTTCCGCAGCGCTTGCAGGCGGAGACCGAGACGCTCATCGCGGTCGAGCGACAGGCCGCGAACGCGGTCGAGCAGCGGGTGTCGGCCGTCACGGGCCGCTCGCTCGACGCGCCCGAGTCGTTCGAGGTGAACATCACGACGGGCTCGGCAGATGCCGAGATTTTGCGCGTGGCCGAGGAGGTGGGCGCGACGCTCATCGTGACGGGTAGCCGCGGCCTGACGGGCATCCGGCGAATGCTGCTCGGCAACGTGGCCGAGCGCATCGTGCGCTACGCGCATTGCCCGGTGCTCGTGGTGCGCAAGCACGAGCCGACGAACAGGATCCTCGCGCCGACGGACCTTTCGGAGCGCGCCACGCCCGCGGTGGATCTGGCGGCGCAGATCGCGCAGCGGCGGGGCGGCACGCTCGTGGTGATGCACAGCCTCGACATCGTGCCGCGGCCCGCCTTCGGCTTCACGGTGCCCTTCGGAGGCCTGCCGGTGATTCCGCCCCCCGAGGTGGTGACGCAGGCGCGGACCGGCGCGGAAGAGGTGCTGACGGGCATGCTCGAACGCCTGGGGGCCAAGGGCGAGCGTCGCGTGGTCGAGGGTGACGCGGCGACGTCGATCATCCAGATGGCCGACGAGACGGGGACCGACCTCGTGGTCGTGTCGACGCACGGCCGCACGGGCCTGGCGCGCGTGGCGCTCGGAAGCGTGGCCGAGAAGGTCGTGCGCGGGGCGCATTGCTCGGTGCTGGTCGTGCGGTCGCATTGA
- a CDS encoding flavin reductase has translation MAIDAVELRKVLGQFATGITVITTVHEGVPHGMTANSFTSVSLDPPLVLFCADKRSRSGMTVGVSGVFAVNVLREDQRHLSDMFAGKGTDDERQALLEAIAAPASQTASPVLPDVLGWLDCRVEQAIDAGDHVVFLGRVVAASAGEVGPPLLYYRGSYQALEEVWRWRDRSAARDRTTDFQEMVDFFDRMTTEGPYATLLDDLVALAEPMDGAARCLDLGCGTGRICRDLAPRCHEVVGVDASPAMLARARERVQQVGLGNVSFVEAHATSLPFPDGGFDRVIVANLLFYLADPVAALREAARMLRPGGRMLILEPSTTMSHAAALELVKAQVLRRFAASALFAWSEAAEHGRRYDEARLAQELEEAGLSLLSEARRLEGMALLAVAERPA, from the coding sequence ATGGCGATCGACGCGGTGGAGCTTCGCAAGGTCCTCGGGCAGTTCGCGACGGGCATCACGGTGATCACGACCGTGCACGAGGGCGTCCCGCACGGCATGACGGCCAACTCGTTCACGTCCGTATCGCTCGATCCGCCCCTCGTGCTCTTCTGCGCGGACAAGCGCTCGCGCTCGGGCATGACCGTCGGCGTCTCGGGCGTCTTCGCGGTGAACGTGCTGCGCGAAGATCAGCGCCACCTGTCGGACATGTTCGCCGGCAAGGGCACCGACGACGAGCGCCAAGCGCTGCTCGAGGCCATCGCCGCGCCCGCATCGCAGACCGCGAGCCCCGTCCTGCCCGACGTGCTCGGCTGGCTCGATTGTCGCGTGGAACAGGCGATCGACGCGGGCGATCACGTCGTTTTCCTCGGCCGCGTCGTCGCCGCGTCCGCCGGTGAGGTGGGCCCGCCGCTGCTCTACTACCGCGGCAGCTACCAGGCGCTCGAGGAGGTGTGGCGCTGGCGCGACCGCTCTGCCGCGCGCGACAGGACTACGGATTTCCAGGAGATGGTCGACTTCTTCGACCGCATGACCACCGAGGGCCCCTACGCCACGCTCCTCGACGATCTCGTCGCCCTCGCCGAGCCCATGGACGGCGCGGCCCGCTGCCTCGATCTCGGCTGCGGCACGGGCCGCATCTGCCGCGATCTCGCCCCGCGCTGTCACGAGGTGGTCGGCGTCGACGCCTCGCCCGCGATGCTCGCCCGCGCGCGTGAGCGCGTGCAACAGGTCGGGCTCGGCAACGTGTCGTTCGTCGAGGCGCATGCGACCTCGCTGCCCTTCCCCGACGGCGGCTTCGATCGCGTGATCGTCGCAAACCTCCTTTTTTACCTCGCCGACCCCGTGGCTGCGCTGCGCGAGGCGGCGCGCATGCTTCGTCCGGGCGGGCGAATGCTGATCCTCGAGCCGTCCACGACGATGAGCCACGCGGCCGCGCTCGAGCTGGTCAAGGCGCAGGTGTTGCGCCGCTTCGCCGCGAGCGCGCTCTTCGCGTGGTCCGAGGCTGCCGAGCACGGGCGTCGCTACGACGAAGCGCGCCTCGCGCAGGAGCTCGAGGAGGCTGGTTTGTCCCTCCTGTCCGAAGCGCGCAGGCTCGAGGGCATGGCGCTGCTCGCGGTGGCCGAGCGACCGGCCTAG
- a CDS encoding vWA domain-containing protein: MKRSGWLVACALVGALPACSKTSPGPEPAASHGAAPKIAHRISLPDEPLTPPVTKADPPPAPMASAVSLPDEPLAAPVETRSGAPRSSSAGGLGLSGVGEGGSGKGDGTIGLGRIGTVGRGAGVGTGSGFGSGHGRVFSPPAIRSGGSSAVGVLPGVRVAPGGMGAAASQEAGVRTGEWDDNANFREFSSWLEKTHAPGVARFDLRSRTFLVVRDAAGKPVPNCPVEVRHGSGDPVTVTTTATGRALFFPRAERLGGANLVATARCGGLTASQSFSMTLGDSLVDLKLPGERILPEAQSIDVAFVLDTTGSMSEEIHALRDTLEKVASELSGLEVRPRVGLVEYRDRGDAYVTRLHQMTTDVAGLQARIAQLEAGGGGDTPEHVNEALRVAVRGLRFRPESLARLVFLIGDAPPHLDYEQDEGYSTAVKEANHAGVQIYTIAASGMDRVGQVVWRQIAQYTGGTNMFVLRGGAGPQSTGGGDPLASCGGTHTNYTSDNLDALIVGKVRAAIVATNADPLRIAGLHKDEKAKPCDQRIVMAQ, encoded by the coding sequence ATGAAGCGATCCGGCTGGCTCGTCGCGTGCGCTCTTGTCGGCGCGCTCCCCGCGTGCTCGAAAACATCCCCCGGGCCCGAGCCCGCCGCGTCGCACGGCGCGGCCCCGAAAATCGCACATCGAATCTCGTTGCCCGACGAGCCCCTCACGCCGCCGGTCACGAAGGCCGACCCTCCGCCCGCGCCCATGGCTTCCGCCGTTTCATTGCCCGACGAGCCGCTCGCAGCGCCCGTCGAAACACGCTCGGGCGCCCCCCGTTCCTCGAGCGCCGGCGGGCTCGGATTGAGCGGCGTCGGCGAAGGCGGCAGCGGCAAGGGCGATGGAACGATCGGGCTCGGCCGCATCGGCACGGTTGGTCGCGGTGCTGGCGTGGGAACGGGCTCGGGGTTTGGCTCGGGACATGGCCGCGTTTTCTCGCCCCCGGCGATTCGTTCGGGCGGTAGCTCGGCTGTGGGGGTTCTTCCGGGCGTACGGGTCGCTCCTGGTGGAATGGGCGCGGCCGCTTCCCAGGAAGCCGGCGTGCGCACGGGCGAGTGGGACGATAACGCCAACTTCCGCGAGTTTTCGAGCTGGCTCGAAAAGACGCACGCCCCCGGCGTCGCGCGCTTCGACCTTCGCAGCCGCACGTTCCTCGTGGTGCGCGACGCGGCGGGCAAACCCGTCCCGAACTGCCCGGTCGAGGTCCGGCACGGGTCCGGCGATCCCGTCACGGTCACGACGACCGCCACCGGGCGGGCCCTTTTCTTTCCGCGCGCCGAGCGCCTCGGGGGAGCCAATCTCGTCGCCACCGCGCGCTGCGGCGGCCTCACCGCGTCGCAGAGCTTCAGCATGACGCTCGGCGACAGCCTGGTCGACCTGAAGCTCCCGGGCGAGCGTATCCTGCCCGAGGCGCAGAGCATCGACGTCGCGTTCGTCCTCGATACGACCGGCTCCATGTCCGAGGAGATCCACGCCTTGCGCGACACGCTCGAAAAGGTCGCGAGCGAGCTTTCGGGGCTCGAGGTCCGGCCGCGCGTCGGCCTCGTCGAGTATCGCGACCGCGGCGATGCCTACGTGACGCGCCTGCACCAGATGACGACCGACGTCGCCGGATTGCAAGCGCGCATCGCGCAGCTCGAAGCCGGCGGCGGGGGCGACACGCCCGAGCACGTGAACGAGGCCTTGCGCGTTGCCGTGCGGGGCTTGCGCTTCCGGCCCGAGTCGCTCGCGCGCCTCGTGTTCCTCATCGGCGATGCGCCGCCGCACCTCGATTACGAGCAGGACGAGGGCTACTCCACGGCCGTGAAGGAGGCGAACCACGCCGGCGTGCAGATATACACGATCGCGGCCTCGGGCATGGACCGGGTGGGTCAGGTCGTCTGGCGTCAGATCGCGCAATACACGGGCGGGACGAACATGTTCGTGCTGCGCGGCGGAGCGGGCCCGCAATCGACCGGCGGCGGCGACCCGCTCGCGAGCTGCGGCGGGACGCACACCAATTACACGAGCGACAACCTCGACGCCCTCATCGTCGGCAAGGTCCGCGCTGCCATCGTCGCCACGAATGCAGACCCCTTGCGCATCGCAGGCTTGCACAAGGACGAGAAGGCCAAACCCTGCGACCAGCGCATCGTCATGGCGCAGTGA
- a CDS encoding cupin-like domain-containing protein: MISRIHKAGARTIRRAPAREVIALSDDWRAWVVENALRGVSREGLVETLVDNGVPARIAYREVSEILASPAMAACVALDRRVQKLEMVARLGRVMAEQAPRPDEIERVHRIDADAFYAHHFAACRPLFLTGFTEGWPALGQWSPAHFKERFGEAEIEIMADRNAHPTPDRDPAAHRRKVRMADFVDMIAAAGATNDFYMVAHNHARENPALRPLFDDVRPPGDIFDPAPLMRASSLWLGPAGTLTPLHHDTTNVLFCQIYGKKRFWLVSPQETALLDRADGFYATVRATDLEAGRHPELGEVRVHRVDLAPGDSLFIPAGWWHEVLALEPSISFSLMNFRRPNDYSWYRPGSRS; this comes from the coding sequence ATGATCTCCCGCATTCACAAGGCGGGCGCGCGGACCATTCGACGCGCGCCCGCCCGGGAGGTGATCGCCCTCTCGGACGATTGGAGAGCGTGGGTCGTCGAGAACGCTCTGCGCGGGGTGAGCCGCGAGGGGCTCGTGGAGACGCTCGTCGACAATGGCGTGCCCGCGCGCATCGCGTATCGGGAAGTGAGCGAGATCCTCGCGTCGCCCGCAATGGCCGCGTGCGTCGCCCTCGACCGGCGCGTGCAAAAGCTCGAGATGGTGGCGCGCCTCGGGCGCGTGATGGCCGAGCAGGCGCCGCGGCCGGATGAAATCGAGCGGGTGCACCGCATCGACGCGGACGCGTTCTACGCACACCACTTCGCCGCGTGCCGGCCCCTTTTTTTGACGGGTTTCACCGAGGGCTGGCCGGCGCTCGGCCAATGGTCGCCCGCGCACTTCAAGGAGCGCTTCGGCGAGGCCGAGATCGAGATCATGGCGGACCGCAACGCCCACCCCACGCCCGATCGCGATCCCGCGGCGCACCGGCGCAAGGTGCGGATGGCCGATTTCGTGGACATGATCGCGGCAGCAGGCGCGACGAACGACTTCTACATGGTCGCCCACAACCACGCCCGCGAGAACCCGGCGCTGCGGCCGCTGTTCGACGACGTCCGCCCGCCCGGGGACATCTTCGATCCGGCGCCCTTGATGCGCGCGTCGTCGCTCTGGCTCGGACCCGCGGGGACGTTGACGCCGCTGCACCACGACACGACGAACGTCCTGTTCTGCCAGATCTACGGCAAGAAGCGCTTCTGGCTGGTGTCGCCGCAGGAGACGGCGCTCCTCGACCGGGCGGATGGTTTTTATGCGACGGTCCGGGCGACGGACCTCGAGGCGGGCCGGCACCCCGAGCTCGGCGAGGTGCGCGTGCATCGGGTGGACCTCGCGCCGGGGGATTCGCTCTTCATCCCCGCCGGGTGGTGGCACGAGGTGCTGGCGCTCGAGCCGAGCATCAGCTTCTCGCTCATGAATTTCCGGCGCCCGAACGATTATAGCTGGTATCGCCCGGGCAGCCGGAGCTGA
- a CDS encoding 5'-3' exonuclease, which produces MQASDPRPVLLLDAFSLFFRSLHALPPMETSSGVQTSGVYGLSLVLLKLFREQRPKGGAFALDLPEPTFRHELYAAYKEGRGEIELEGAAEQIELFATFIEASGLASLFATGFEADDVLATLSRELSRAGERPLVVSGDRDCLQLARDPARVLYVARGVQAVSYDEAAVEARFGVPPSLLPDYAALVGDPSDNLPGVPGIGPRTAAKLIGKFGHLPAILAQVDEVEPPRVREKIRANMDRLLFFRHLASLRTDVPLPPGPRWRALDIDGLRRLFEQLEFVSLLPRLEALRADVEMAA; this is translated from the coding sequence ATGCAGGCTTCCGATCCACGTCCCGTCCTCCTGCTCGATGCATTCTCGCTGTTTTTCCGATCTCTCCACGCCCTGCCGCCGATGGAGACGAGCTCGGGCGTGCAGACGTCCGGGGTCTACGGGCTGAGCCTGGTCCTGCTGAAGCTCTTTCGCGAGCAGCGCCCGAAGGGGGGCGCATTCGCGCTCGACCTGCCCGAGCCGACATTCCGGCACGAGCTTTACGCCGCGTACAAGGAGGGCCGCGGCGAGATCGAGCTCGAGGGAGCGGCCGAGCAGATCGAGCTCTTCGCGACCTTCATCGAAGCCTCGGGCCTGGCCTCGCTCTTCGCGACGGGATTCGAGGCGGACGACGTGCTCGCCACCCTCTCGCGGGAGCTTTCGCGCGCGGGCGAGCGGCCCCTCGTGGTCTCGGGCGATCGCGACTGTCTCCAGCTCGCCCGCGACCCGGCGCGCGTGCTCTACGTTGCGCGCGGCGTGCAGGCGGTCTCGTATGACGAGGCGGCGGTCGAGGCGCGATTCGGCGTGCCGCCGTCGCTCTTGCCCGATTACGCGGCCCTCGTGGGCGACCCTTCGGACAACCTGCCGGGCGTGCCTGGCATTGGGCCGCGCACGGCCGCCAAGCTCATCGGCAAGTTCGGGCATTTGCCTGCGATCCTGGCGCAGGTGGACGAAGTCGAGCCGCCGCGTGTGCGCGAGAAGATCCGGGCGAACATGGATCGCCTCCTGTTTTTCCGGCACCTCGCCAGCCTGCGCACCGACGTGCCCCTGCCTCCCGGCCCGCGCTGGCGCGCGCTCGATATCGACGGGCTCCGGCGGCTCTTCGAGCAGCTCGAGTTCGTGTCGCTCCTCCCGCGGCTCGAGGCGTTGCGCGCAGACGTCGAGATGGCGGCCTGA
- a CDS encoding SMP-30/gluconolactonase/LRE family protein, producing the protein MVQRALALGLVSVTLLLAACGDDTTNTTGSGGNGGSGAMGGNGGSGGSGGDGGTGGTGGAGGAGGMGGAGGGMGGAGGSGGMAIDPLVGIGPVEKVEGGFNFTEGPQWVPARGSLLFSDIPANTIFEMKPPATVTAFVTPTNNTNGIGLDEGGLLVTCEHSGRRVARTLANGSLVTIIDSYQGKKLNSPNDVIVRSDGQLYFTDPPYGLGGAPSELGYNGLFHVKPGGNGTTLIAKDLERPNGVALSPDGNTLYVDDTATGELRAYSLAADGTASGGKKIATTSPNPDGMTVDELGNIYVTNDAGVEVFRADGTLYGAIKVDEKPTNCAFGGEDRLTLYITAQKSLYRVKMVVPGLY; encoded by the coding sequence ATGGTACAGCGTGCGCTTGCTTTGGGCCTCGTCTCCGTGACACTCCTGCTCGCCGCCTGCGGCGACGATACGACGAACACCACGGGCTCCGGCGGTAACGGCGGTAGCGGCGCCATGGGGGGCAACGGAGGCAGCGGGGGCAGCGGGGGCGACGGCGGCACGGGGGGCACGGGCGGCGCGGGCGGCGCCGGCGGCATGGGTGGCGCGGGCGGCGGCATGGGCGGCGCGGGCGGCTCGGGGGGCATGGCCATCGATCCGCTCGTGGGCATCGGCCCGGTCGAGAAGGTCGAGGGCGGCTTCAATTTCACCGAGGGGCCGCAATGGGTCCCGGCGCGCGGATCGCTGCTCTTCTCGGACATCCCGGCGAACACCATCTTCGAGATGAAGCCGCCCGCGACCGTCACGGCCTTCGTCACGCCGACGAACAACACCAACGGCATCGGGCTCGACGAGGGTGGATTGCTCGTCACCTGCGAGCACAGCGGCCGGCGCGTCGCGCGCACGCTCGCGAACGGATCGCTCGTCACGATCATCGACAGCTATCAGGGCAAGAAGCTCAACTCGCCGAACGACGTCATCGTCCGCAGCGACGGCCAGCTCTACTTCACCGATCCGCCCTATGGCCTCGGCGGCGCGCCGAGCGAGCTCGGATACAACGGCCTCTTCCACGTGAAGCCGGGCGGCAATGGCACGACGTTGATCGCCAAAGACCTGGAGCGGCCGAACGGCGTCGCGCTCTCGCCGGATGGCAATACCCTCTACGTCGACGACACGGCGACGGGCGAGCTTCGCGCCTATTCGCTGGCCGCGGACGGCACCGCGAGCGGGGGGAAGAAGATCGCCACCACGAGCCCGAACCCCGACGGAATGACCGTGGACGAGCTCGGCAACATTTACGTGACCAACGACGCGGGCGTCGAGGTCTTCCGCGCGGACGGCACGCTGTACGGCGCCATCAAGGTGGACGAGAAGCCGACGAACTGCGCCTTCGGCGGGGAGGATCGGCTGACGCTCTACATCACCGCGCAGAAGTCGCTCTATCGCGTGAAGATGGTGGTGCCGGGGCTTTACTGA
- a CDS encoding class I SAM-dependent methyltransferase — translation MTAPQAKLDVEALNDRLAREHPIDDYYARSPLPIRLIEARRLAIIRQLVGPADGLDLAEIGSGGGHVLRMFPRARLTAIDVSTVFLDTARKNLAGYDVRFLKGEVEKMDLTDASFDRIICTEVLEHTEDPEAILRALARLLRPEGVAVITVPNDPLILRLKDLVRRTPVGWALGGRVKWGGDEYHLHRWTPHEFERLLSKFFRVTHRASAPFDALPIRACFRCVPL, via the coding sequence ATGACCGCCCCCCAGGCCAAGCTCGATGTCGAAGCCCTCAACGATCGCCTGGCCCGCGAGCACCCCATCGACGACTACTACGCGCGCTCCCCGCTGCCCATTCGCCTGATCGAGGCGCGGCGGCTCGCGATCATCCGGCAGCTCGTCGGCCCGGCCGATGGGCTGGACCTCGCCGAGATTGGCTCTGGCGGCGGGCACGTGCTGCGCATGTTTCCGCGCGCGCGCCTCACGGCCATCGACGTATCCACGGTCTTCCTCGACACCGCGCGCAAGAACCTCGCGGGCTACGACGTGCGGTTCTTGAAGGGCGAGGTCGAGAAGATGGACCTGACCGACGCGAGCTTCGACCGCATCATCTGCACCGAGGTCCTCGAGCACACCGAGGATCCCGAGGCGATTCTGCGTGCCTTGGCGCGTCTTTTACGGCCGGAGGGGGTTGCGGTCATCACGGTCCCGAACGACCCGCTCATCCTGCGATTGAAGGATCTCGTTCGGCGCACGCCCGTCGGCTGGGCGCTCGGCGGCCGGGTGAAGTGGGGCGGGGACGAATACCATCTGCACAGGTGGACCCCGCATGAATTCGAGCGGCTGCTGAGCAAGTTTTTCCGGGTCACCCACCGCGCCTCGGCGCCGTTCGACGCGCTCCCGATCCGCGCTTGTTTCCGTTGCGTGCCTCTGTAA
- a CDS encoding MlaE family ABC transporter permease, producing MAESASMLLVRRVVDPVLGFFENIGTTVTLTSQTVWWLVRPPYRINQMLAAMDYIGVQSAFIVGLTGVFSGMVLALQTTYALKAFSAEGRVGGIVAVSLAREVAPVFSSIMITARAGSAMAAELGNMRVTEQIDAITTMGVSPVQYLLSPRLLAGIVMGPLLCILYTSVGMVGAYLVAVLLLGGDYGIFMQSIKDTAVPKDLVMGIVKGCVFGFLISSIACRHGFFASGGARGVGEATTRAVVESCISILITNYILTQVMLQGEL from the coding sequence GTGGCTGAATCCGCCTCGATGCTCCTCGTGCGCAGAGTCGTGGACCCGGTGCTCGGATTTTTCGAGAACATCGGGACCACGGTCACCCTGACGTCGCAGACGGTGTGGTGGCTCGTTCGGCCGCCCTACCGCATCAACCAGATGCTCGCGGCGATGGACTACATCGGCGTCCAGTCGGCGTTCATCGTCGGGCTGACGGGGGTCTTCAGCGGCATGGTGCTCGCCCTGCAGACGACCTACGCGCTCAAGGCGTTCAGCGCGGAGGGGCGCGTGGGCGGCATCGTGGCCGTCAGCCTCGCGCGCGAGGTCGCGCCCGTGTTCTCGTCGATCATGATCACGGCCCGCGCGGGCAGCGCGATGGCGGCGGAGCTCGGCAACATGCGCGTGACCGAGCAGATCGATGCAATCACCACCATGGGCGTGAGCCCGGTGCAGTACCTGCTTTCGCCGCGTCTCCTCGCGGGAATCGTGATGGGGCCCTTGCTCTGCATCCTCTACACGTCCGTGGGGATGGTCGGGGCCTATCTCGTCGCGGTCCTCTTGCTCGGCGGCGACTACGGCATCTTCATGCAGAGCATCAAGGACACGGCGGTGCCGAAGGATCTCGTCATGGGGATCGTGAAGGGCTGCGTGTTCGGCTTCCTGATCTCCTCGATCGCGTGCCGGCACGGCTTCTTCGCGTCGGGCGGCGCGCGCGGGGTCGGTGAGGCGACGACGCGCGCGGTCGTCGAGAGCTGCATCTCTATCCTCATCACGAATTACATCCTCACGCAGGTCATGCTCCAGGGCGAGCTGTAG